The genomic window GGTCCACCCTATGCCAGCGGTGCAATACACCTGGGTACTGCCTGGAATAAAATAATGAAGGACTCGATTCTTCGCTACCTTTCAATGAACGGATATAATGTCAGAAGGCAGCCTGGCTGGGACTGTCATGGTTTACCAATAGAGGTAAAAGTAGAGAAGGAGCTTGGAATAAAGAATAAAAAGGAGATTGATGGTGATGTGGAAGGTTTTATAGATGCCTGCAGGGACTGGGCTGTAAAGCATGTCGATATAATGACAGAACAGTTTAAGAAACTGGGGGTGTGGATGGACTGGGATAAACCCTATATGACTTTAAATGACGATTATATAGAGTCTGCCTGGTGGACAATAAAACAGGCTCATGAGAAGGGTCTGCTAACAAGAGACCTCAGAGTGGTGAACTGGTGTCCCAGATGTCAGACAGCTCTTGCCGATGCAGAACTGGAGTACTCTGATAGAACAGACCCAAGCATATATGTGAAATTTCCAGTTCTGGGAAAAGAGAATGAATACCTTCTGATATGGACTACAACACCCTGGACCATTATTGCCAATCTTGCTGTGATGGTGCATCCTGAATTTGATTATGCAAGGGTTAAAACTCCCGGGTGTGTGTTAATCTTAGCCAGAGAGCTTGTTCCCATGTTAAAGGATAAATTTGGGATTGAATATGAAATCCTCGAAACCTTTAAAGGCAAGGAGATTGAAGGGCTGAGATACAAAAATCCTCTGAAGGACTATATAAATATTGATGCACCCGAAAAAGCCTATAGGGTTATTCTTGCTGACTTTGTTGTTCTGGGCGAGGGCACAGGCTGTGTGCACTCTGCTCCCGGGCACGGTCCTGAGGATTTTGAAGCCTGCAAGAGCTATGGAATACCTGCTATATGTCCTGTGGATGAAGAAGGTAGGTTCACCCCTGAAGCAGGGAAATATGCAGGCATGAAGACAAAGGTAGATGATAAGGTTATAATAAGAGACCTGAGTAAAAAAGGTGCCCTTCTTAAGGCTGAGCACATAACCCACCGCTATGGACATTGCTGGCGCTGCAATTCGCCTATAATATACAGGGCTACCGAGCAGTGGTTTATTCGGGTTACAAGGCTCAGAGAGAAGATGCTGGAGGAGCTGGAAAAGGTTGAATGGGTACCTGACTGGGCAGGTTCTGCAAGATTTAAAGACTGGATAGAGAATGCAAGGGACTGGACAATATCCAGGCAGCGTTACTGGGGCATACCTCTTCCTGTCTGGGTATGTGAAAAATGTGGCGATATAAGGGTTATAGGCACAAGAGAAGAGCTTGATGAGAATATAAAAGAGCTTCACAGACCCTATGTTGACAAAATTAAGCTGAAGTGCAGTTGCGGTGGCGAGATGGAGAGAGTTAAAGATGTTCTGGATGTATGGTTTGACTCTGGCATTGCTGCCTGGGCTTCTCTTGGTTACCCCGGTAGAAAGGATGAGTTTGAGAAATGGTATCCTGCAGAATTTATAACAGAAGGGCATGACCAGACAAGAGGCTGGTTCTATTCCCAGCTTGGGTGTGGTCTGCTTGCCTTCAATGAAGTTCCATACAGGAGAGTTCTTATGCATGGTTTCACTCTGGATGAGAAGGGTGAAAAAATGAGCAAGAGCATTGGCAATGTTGTTGCTCCTGAAGATGTTGCAGCAAAACACAGTGTGGATATTCTAAGGTTCTATGTGCTATGGTCAAATAAACCCTGGGACGACCTGAAGTTCAACTGGGAAGAGGTGACTGTTATATCAAAGATGTTCAATATACTGTGGAATGCATTTGTTTTTTCTACATCCTATATGAGTATAGATAGTTTTGACCCTGCAGAGGTTTCTGATAAAGTGGAAGATTACCTCAGGGATGAGGATAGATGGATTCTCTCGAGACTTCAGAGCACCATAGCTGAAGTTAAAAATGGCTTTGAAACTCTTCATCTGTACAGGGCGACAAGAGCACTGTACAACTTTATAGTTGAGGACCTTAGCAGATGGTATATACCTCTTATGAGACCAAGAAGCTGGGATGAGAAGGAGAGTATGGACAAGATAGCTGCCTACTCTGTGTTATACCGTGTTTTTTACAGCCTGTCAAAAACTATAGCACCTGTAACACCGCATTTAGCTGAGGAGATATACAGGAGTCTTGACGGAGGTAGGGTAAGTGTGCATCTGGAGAAGTTTCCCCTGCCTCAGGAAAAATATCTTGATAAAGCTCTTGAGGAGAATATGGAGATTACAAGGAAGCTTATAGAAGCTTCCAATTCTGCAAGAGACAGGGCAAAGCTCAAGCGTAGATGGCCTGCCAGAAGGCTCATAGTATACCC from archaeon BMS3Bbin15 includes these protein-coding regions:
- the ileS gene encoding isoleucine--tRNA ligase; the encoded protein is MIKQVPKGMNFRKLEENIQKWWEENGIYEKVMEEFEEGQKYYFLDGPPYASGAIHLGTAWNKIMKDSILRYLSMNGYNVRRQPGWDCHGLPIEVKVEKELGIKNKKEIDGDVEGFIDACRDWAVKHVDIMTEQFKKLGVWMDWDKPYMTLNDDYIESAWWTIKQAHEKGLLTRDLRVVNWCPRCQTALADAELEYSDRTDPSIYVKFPVLGKENEYLLIWTTTPWTIIANLAVMVHPEFDYARVKTPGCVLILARELVPMLKDKFGIEYEILETFKGKEIEGLRYKNPLKDYINIDAPEKAYRVILADFVVLGEGTGCVHSAPGHGPEDFEACKSYGIPAICPVDEEGRFTPEAGKYAGMKTKVDDKVIIRDLSKKGALLKAEHITHRYGHCWRCNSPIIYRATEQWFIRVTRLREKMLEELEKVEWVPDWAGSARFKDWIENARDWTISRQRYWGIPLPVWVCEKCGDIRVIGTREELDENIKELHRPYVDKIKLKCSCGGEMERVKDVLDVWFDSGIAAWASLGYPGRKDEFEKWYPAEFITEGHDQTRGWFYSQLGCGLLAFNEVPYRRVLMHGFTLDEKGEKMSKSIGNVVAPEDVAAKHSVDILRFYVLWSNKPWDDLKFNWEEVTVISKMFNILWNAFVFSTSYMSIDSFDPAEVSDKVEDYLRDEDRWILSRLQSTIAEVKNGFETLHLYRATRALYNFIVEDLSRWYIPLMRPRSWDEKESMDKIAAYSVLYRVFYSLSKTIAPVTPHLAEEIYRSLDGGRVSVHLEKFPLPQEKYLDKALEENMEITRKLIEASNSARDRAKLKRRWPARRLIVYPKDEKTLNAVNAFKSLIKAQANTLELEVKNPEESFREARLNAKPNFSTLGPEFRALSNKVADFIEKSPPEKLREIIEEGKEVEIDGEEIRLNKEHVIFEEILPENLFSADFDSGVVLLDAERIEEVKRIGYAREIVRRIQEMRKELQLNIEAFIATEIETDGEILRYAEDKEEYIKRETRSKVLALGKSDEQGYVKEWNIAGHSVRISIKPLEGI